From the genome of bacterium:
TGTAACTTAATAACTGTTCTTTGAAATTATTACGTTTTTTTGCCCGTTTACTGACAGGCAAATTAAGCCATGTATAATAACCGCCCCTGCTGACTTGAAGGATACGGCACATTTTCTCCACTGGGAATTCATGTTGATAATTTTTGATAAACCGGTACTTTAACAGGACGATTTTGAAAAAATGGCCACGGCTTTTTTAAGATGTCACACTCCAGCTTTATGTCTGCCAACTGCTTTCAGCTTTGACGCCTTTTGATTAGAAACAATAGTAAAAGACTGAGTTCAAGTTATAAAATAACGTTTGTGATAAATTTCTTATATTCTCGCACCAAGATACTTTTTCCTTTTTGCATCGGGGACTTTTCAGGGGAAATATGTGTTAGGCTATTTTTCATATTTAATAGCTTGTATAAATACATCACTTGTTGTCAACTCGTACTTTGAAATATGCTGGAACTTCGGAGCGAGGTCTCTTAGGGCTAACTTTGTCTGCGATTTTGTTTTAATAATTGTTTTTATTTCAAATCCTACTTTACGAAGAAAACCAATATGAGTAGAACATGATTCTCTATTTAATAGATATGGCCTTCTCCCTCTTATGAGCTTCCATATAATCTCTGAATAGCACCAATGCCCATTCCAGTCTTTTGCTAATCCGTGAGACTTAAAATCAATAGTATGTGATATGTATCCAAGTGGCTTTAACCATTCATACATTTTTTCATAACAATTTTCTAATCCATCAACATGCTCTAGTACAGCCTGAGAACAAATCACATCTATCGATTCCTTTTTTAGAACATTTACATCATACCAAGGTACTTTATATTGTATAAAAAAATCTAATGATTCAGGATTACTAATTGCATCTCGAATTTTTCTTATTCGACTCTCTTTAAGAGACTGTTTTAATCGCTCATTATTTAATATATCAGAAGGAAAGTCGTAGTTATCTAAGTAAGGCTTGACCTTTGGAAACTCACTTTCTCCTGGTATATTTGCTCTATTTTTAAAAAGCGATATCAATTCTTCAAATATCTTTAGATTTGATTCTACACTTGAATGCTTAATAATATCAAATGCATAATATCTTCTGGCACCAGACAACAAAGCCGCCAACCCTACGCCTAAAGAATCACCAGGGCCTAATTCAGCAACTATTTGAGGATTTGTATTTAAGCCGCTATTCTTGATGCCCTTAGCCATACAGAATAACAGTAACGAGCAGAGTTAGTACCGCCAGTGCCTTTTGAACGCCAATCATGCAACCCAGGCAAAAAAGTTATAACACCACGAATTAACGACTTAATTGGCATCTGCTCAAGTTGTTTTAATAGCATACTTTTTAACCTCTTTTTTATAATTTTGATAGCCTCATCAATATTGACAGTCTAACGGTTTATATCTTAAATAAACCGAAATTTACTTAAAAACTGCCCTTCCATCTGCAAAATGATAACATCCATATTTTCATTTATATTTATTGAAAGGAGAATAGTATGAAATTACATTATTCCGAGATAAAAGGCAACTTATTTTATTCAAATTAATTACATCCGTGCATGGGAATCATTTTCTTTTCAAAGTTTTTTCCCATTAAGCTCCGGCAGGGAAGATTAAACAACCGGCACAGCACATCCGCAATGACTTTGAAACCGCATCAGGCAAAATATCCGGATTGCATGAAAGGGTACATGTTTTCTGTTCTTAAAAGGGTAAAGTTGTGAACAATAGATTCAGGGTCATCTATTATTTTTATCTTGCTTTTCAGCAAGGAGTCTGCTGCTCAAAAGTGTTATAAACCATATTGAAATTAAACAGCTTTTGAGTATACTTTGACTTCAGATTCTAATCTTTTTCCTAATTTATCAGTTTGAATTTCTAAATCATAATGAGCCTGGAGGTTAATCCAAAATTGTGGTGAAATTCCGAAATAACGGCCC
Proteins encoded in this window:
- a CDS encoding methyltransferase domain-containing protein, which encodes MAKGIKNSGLNTNPQIVAELGPGDSLGVGLAALLSGARRYYAFDIIKHSSVESNLKIFEELISLFKNRANIPGESEFPKVKPYLDNYDFPSDILNNERLKQSLKESRIRKIRDAISNPESLDFFIQYKVPWYDVNVLKKESIDVICSQAVLEHVDGLENCYEKMYEWLKPLGYISHTIDFKSHGLAKDWNGHWCYSEIIWKLIRGRRPYLLNRESCSTHIGFLRKVGFEIKTIIKTKSQTKLALRDLAPKFQHISKYELTTSDVFIQAIKYEK